Proteins encoded in a region of the Puntigrus tetrazona isolate hp1 chromosome 12, ASM1883169v1, whole genome shotgun sequence genome:
- the gpam gene encoding glycerol-3-phosphate acyltransferase 1, mitochondrial — translation MDVHMVLGGPDNILLANNPDAGSGCLKHPCEDQDRSSSPSVLRSVTTTWKEGLLNRKRPFVGRCCHSCTPLSQERLFNPSIPSLGLRNVIYINETHTRHRGWLARRLSYVLFVLERDVRKDMFARNVVENVLNNSRLESAIVEVASEGASTDAESGVDSKAVSKVRRKTRGFLQEMVANISPAFIRLTGWVLLKLFNGFFWSIQIHKGQLEMVKKAASEYNVPLVFLPVHKSHIDYLLITFILFCHNIKAPHIAAGNNLNIPILSTLIRKLGGIFIRRKLDETSDGKKDVLYRSLLHAYTEELLRQQQFLEVYLEGTRSRSGKPSPARAGMLSIVVDALCANSIPDVLIVPVGISYDRIIEGNYNSEQLGKPKKNESLWGIACGVFRMLRKNYGCVRVDFTQPFSLKEYLDTQRSRHLQTSLTLEQILLPTIVAAQPDQAVFNGEDEDHLNSRDLSDEPWRRQVIANLAKHVLFTASKSSAIMSTHIVACLLLYRHRQGVLLSKLVEDFFNMKEEILSRDFDLGFSGNSEDVVMHALSLLGNCVNVTSTNRNTEFIIAPSNTVPALFELNFYSNGLFHVFIADAIIACSALALLREQSSVSEQNCSSRLLSQERLIRRAAGLSHFLSNEVAVALPCQTLYQVFHDAITRLIEYGVLIVAEEDQEELSPSEEPWPKKFPEALAWRSDEEDEDSDFGDEQRDRYLKVSPSAEHQEFYTFLQRILTPVLEAYSGAAIFVHSLSSPMSEREYTYKLFKYLLTRTERGVAAYGESATHYLVKNTVSTFKELGVLKERREGGVSHLELSSTFLPQANRNKLLHYILGFSLL, via the exons ATGGATGTCCACATGGTTCTGGGGGGTCCAGATAACATTCTCCTGGCCAATAATCCTGACGCAGGAAGTGGTTGTCTGAAGCATCCCTGTGAGGACCAG GACAGAAGCTCCAGTCCGTCTGTCCTTCGTTCTGTGACCACCACATGGAAGGAGGGTCTGCTGAACAGGAAGAGACCATTTGTTGGAAGATGCTGTCACTCTTGCACACCCTTGAGTCAG GAGAGGCTGTTCAATCCCAGCATCCCTTCACTAGGGCTCCGTAATGTGATTTACATCAATGAAACGCACACAAG ACACAGAGGTTGGCTTGCGCGGAGGCTGAGTTATGTGCTGTTTGTCTTGGAGAGAGATGTCCGGAAAGACATGTTTGCTCGCAATGTGGTGGAGAACGTGCTTAACAACAGCAG GCTGGAAAGTGCTATCGTGGAGGTAGCATCCGAGGGTGCCAGCACAGATGCAGAGTCTGGAGTGGATTCCAAAGCTGTCAGTAAAGTTAGACGGAAGACCAGAGGATTCCTGCAGGAAATGGTTGCCAACATTTCACCTGCCTTCATCAG ATTAACAGGATGGGTgttgttaaaattgtttaatgGATTCTTCTGGAGCATTCAGATCCATAAAGGTCAGCTGGAGATGGTGAAGAAAGCAGCATCTGAG TACAATGTTCCCTTGGTCTTCCTTCCTGTTCACAAGTCCCACATAGACTACTTGCTCATCACCTTCATCCTGTTTTGTCACAACATTAAAGCCCCTCACATCGCAGCCGGCAACAACCTTAACATCCCCATCTTAAG CACACTCATTCGGAAGCTCGGGGGAATTTTCATTCGTCGTAAACTGGATGAGACTTCAGACGGGAAGAAGGACGTGTTATACAGGTCACTGTTACATGCA TACACGGAAGAGTTGTTGCGGCAGCAGCAGTTTCTGGAGGTGTATTTAGAGGGCACACGCTCTCGCAGTGGGAAGCCATCTCCAGCACGTGCAGGCATGCTATCAATCGTGGTTGATGCACTCTGCGCCAACAGCATCCCTGATGTTCTGATCGTGCCTGTAGGCATCTCTTATGACCGCATTATAGAGGGAAACTACAACAGCGAGCAGCTG GGCAAACCTAAGAAGAATGAGAGTCTTTGGGGAATTGCCTGTGGCGTGTTCCGGATGCTCCGGAAGAATTATGGCTGTGTGCGTGTGGATTTCACACAGCCCTTCTCCCTTAAG GAGTACCTGGACACACAGCGCAGTCGCCATCTCCAGACCTCTCTCACGCTGGAGCAGATCCTTCTCCCCACCATCGTCGCTGCACA aCCTGATCAGGCTGTTTTTAATGGAGAAGATGAGGATCATCTGAATTCTAGAGACTTGTCAGATGAGCCCTGGAGGAGGCAGGTCATCGCTAACCTGGCCAAGCACGTTCTCTTCA CCGCCAGCAAATCATCAGCAATTATGTCCACTCATATCGTGGCTTGTCTCCTCCTGTATCGGCACAGACAG GGTGTACTGCTGTCTAAACTGGTGGAGGATTTCTTCAATATGAAGGAAGAGATCTTGTCACGCGACTTCGACCTGGGTTTTTCTGGAAACTCAGAGGATGTGGTCATGCATGCGCTCAGCCTTCTGGGAAACTGTGTGAATGTCACCAGCACCAACAGAAATACAGAGTTCATCATCGCCCCTAGCAACACTGTACCTGCACTCTTTGAGCTCAATTTCTACAGCAACGGTCTTTTCCACGTCTTCATTGCTGATGCCATTATAG CTTGCAGCGCGTTGGCTCTGCTGAGAGAGCAATCTTCAGTGAGTGAGCAGAATTGTTCATCCAGGCTTCTCAGCCAGGAGAGACTGATCCGCAGAGCTGCAGGCCTCTCCCATTTTCTGTCCAATGAGGTGGCAGTAGCGCTG CCTTGTCAGACTTTGTACCAGGTCTTCCATGATGCTATCACCAGGTTAATCGAGTATGGTGTGCTCATTGTAGCTGAG GAGGACCAGGAGGAGTTGAGCCCTTCTGAGGAGCCTTGGCCCAAGAAGTTTCCAGAGGCACTTGCTTGGCGAAGtgatgaagaagatgaagacAGTGATTTTGGAGATGAACAAAGAGACCGGTATCTGAag gtgagCCCATCAGCTGAGCACCAGgaattttatacttttctgcAAAGGATTCTGACTCCGGTGCTGGAGGCTTACAGCGGGGCAGCTATCTTTGTACACAGCCTGAGTTCGCCCATGTCAGAGAGAGAATACACATATAAGCTCTTCAAGTATCTGCTGACACGAACAGAGAGAGGAGTAGCTGCATATG GAGAGAGTGCCACACACTACCTCGTGAAGAATACTGTGAGCACATTTAAAGAGCTGGGG gtgctaaaagagagaagagaaggtGGTGTGTCCCATCTAGAGCTGAGCAGCACTTTCTTACCTCAGGCCAACAGGAACAAACTCCTGCACTACATTCTGGGTTTCAGTCTGCTGTGA
- the LOC122355339 gene encoding FERM domain-containing protein 1 isoform X2, with amino-acid sequence MEGAEQKDFKENTFTMKNRFRALSVILPDNTELSMTVGFEDRGQDVLKQLCEFLDSSRLPLFGLSVVKDDQPLFLDLEQKLSLYLPKSWRKNTSKERVTLSLKVQYFIKNVEVILDSEARKLYYAELKGKVLRSECFEQEGLYFQLAAYGLQADLGDYKEHNFAYFSAQGFFPFWIVQKHGNDYILKHTPALHRELKGMSSSEAALLFIQESFTLSDVPLTIYRLTKEKNKRQGCVLIGVASTGLQISEGRKFEIRADGLHEKKLVLYSLSVLHAKNLLKHISSSHQLHLSMKPLVTRLRGKKGRHREMYITDGADLNTYDSDDELPPMKLLLDRVQKQTTGSSECRNVTGSDASNGFCCLEMSVDEPEEMSVDDPEDVLRLIELVEGVSVDGPLFLPISH; translated from the exons ATGGAGGGTGctgaacaaaaggacttcaaagaGAACACTTTTACAATGAAGAACCGATTTAGGGCTCTCAGTGTTATTCTGCCCGATAACACAGAACTGAGTATGACTGTCGGG TTTGAAGACCGAGGTCAAGACGTGTTAAAACAGCTGTGCGAGTTTCTCGACTCTTCAAGGCTTCCCCTCTTTGGTCTGAGTGTGGTAAAGG ACGATCAACCCCTGTTCTTGGATCTGGAGCAAAAATTGTCATTGTACCTTCCGAAGTCCTGGAGAAAGAATACATCAAAG GAGAGAGTGACGCTCTCCCTGAAAGTgcagtattttataaaaaacgTCGAAGTAATTTT agacagtgaaGCCCGTAAGCTGTATTATGCTGAGCTGAAGGGGAAGGTTTTGAGATCTGAGTGCTTCGAGCAAGAAGGACTGTACTTCCAGCTGGCCGCCTACGGCCTGCAAGCCGATCTCGGAGATTACAAAGAACATAACTTTGCATACTTCAGCGCGCAgggattttttcctttttgg ATAGTTCAGAAGCACGGGAATGATTATATTCTGAAGCACACCCCAGCCCTGCACAGAGAGCTTAAGGGAATGTCGTCCAGTGAGGCTGCCTTGCTTTTCATTCAGGAATCGTTTACTTTGAGTGATGTGCCTCTCACCATCTACAGATTGACCAAA GAAAAGAATAAACGACAGGGTTGCGTCCTCATTGGGGTGGCATCCACAGGACTGCAGATCTCTGAG GGCAGAAAGTTTGAAATTCGTGCCGATGGGTTGCACGAGAAAAAGCTGGTGCTCTATAGTCTGTCTGTCCTTCACGCCAAAAACCTGCTGAAGCACATAAGCAGCAGTCACCAACTGCATCTCAGCATGAAGCCCTTGGTCACGAGGctcaggggaaaaaaag GGAGACACAGAGAGATGTACATCACAGATGGAGCTGATCTGAACACATACGACAGTGACGATGAGCTTCCGCCGATGAAGCTCCTCTTAGACAGGGTCCAAAAGCAAACCACCGGCTCCTCTGAATGTAGAAACGTCACAG GTAGTGATGCTTCAAATGGCTTTTGCTGTTTGGAGATGAGTGTTGATGAGCCCGAAGAAATGTCTGTAGATGATCCTGAAGATGTCCTGCGTTTAATTGAGCTGGTGGAGGGTGTATCTGTGGATGGTCCTTTATTTTTGCCAATTTCTCATTGA
- the LOC122355339 gene encoding FERM domain-containing protein 6 isoform X1, which yields MEGAEQKDFKENTFTMKNRFRALSVILPDNTELSMTVGFEDRGQDVLKQLCEFLDSSRLPLFGLSVVKDDQPLFLDLEQKLSLYLPKSWRKNTSKERVTLSLKVQYFIKNVEVILDSEARKLYYAELKGKVLRSECFEQEGLYFQLAAYGLQADLGDYKEHNFAYFSAQGFFPFWIVQKHGNDYILKHTPALHRELKGMSSSEAALLFIQESFTLSDVPLTIYRLTKEKNKRQGCVLIGVASTGLQISEVLNGQQQSVCDLPWPSIHSITFQGRKFEIRADGLHEKKLVLYSLSVLHAKNLLKHISSSHQLHLSMKPLVTRLRGKKGRHREMYITDGADLNTYDSDDELPPMKLLLDRVQKQTTGSSECRNVTGSDASNGFCCLEMSVDEPEEMSVDDPEDVLRLIELVEGVSVDGPLFLPISH from the exons ATGGAGGGTGctgaacaaaaggacttcaaagaGAACACTTTTACAATGAAGAACCGATTTAGGGCTCTCAGTGTTATTCTGCCCGATAACACAGAACTGAGTATGACTGTCGGG TTTGAAGACCGAGGTCAAGACGTGTTAAAACAGCTGTGCGAGTTTCTCGACTCTTCAAGGCTTCCCCTCTTTGGTCTGAGTGTGGTAAAGG ACGATCAACCCCTGTTCTTGGATCTGGAGCAAAAATTGTCATTGTACCTTCCGAAGTCCTGGAGAAAGAATACATCAAAG GAGAGAGTGACGCTCTCCCTGAAAGTgcagtattttataaaaaacgTCGAAGTAATTTT agacagtgaaGCCCGTAAGCTGTATTATGCTGAGCTGAAGGGGAAGGTTTTGAGATCTGAGTGCTTCGAGCAAGAAGGACTGTACTTCCAGCTGGCCGCCTACGGCCTGCAAGCCGATCTCGGAGATTACAAAGAACATAACTTTGCATACTTCAGCGCGCAgggattttttcctttttgg ATAGTTCAGAAGCACGGGAATGATTATATTCTGAAGCACACCCCAGCCCTGCACAGAGAGCTTAAGGGAATGTCGTCCAGTGAGGCTGCCTTGCTTTTCATTCAGGAATCGTTTACTTTGAGTGATGTGCCTCTCACCATCTACAGATTGACCAAA GAAAAGAATAAACGACAGGGTTGCGTCCTCATTGGGGTGGCATCCACAGGACTGCAGATCTCTGAG GTACTGAATGGACAACAGCAGTCTGTGTGTGATTTGCCATGGCCCTCCATTCATTCCATTACTTTTCAG GGCAGAAAGTTTGAAATTCGTGCCGATGGGTTGCACGAGAAAAAGCTGGTGCTCTATAGTCTGTCTGTCCTTCACGCCAAAAACCTGCTGAAGCACATAAGCAGCAGTCACCAACTGCATCTCAGCATGAAGCCCTTGGTCACGAGGctcaggggaaaaaaag GGAGACACAGAGAGATGTACATCACAGATGGAGCTGATCTGAACACATACGACAGTGACGATGAGCTTCCGCCGATGAAGCTCCTCTTAGACAGGGTCCAAAAGCAAACCACCGGCTCCTCTGAATGTAGAAACGTCACAG GTAGTGATGCTTCAAATGGCTTTTGCTGTTTGGAGATGAGTGTTGATGAGCCCGAAGAAATGTCTGTAGATGATCCTGAAGATGTCCTGCGTTTAATTGAGCTGGTGGAGGGTGTATCTGTGGATGGTCCTTTATTTTTGCCAATTTCTCATTGA